The following proteins are encoded in a genomic region of Sesamum indicum cultivar Zhongzhi No. 13 linkage group LG8, S_indicum_v1.0, whole genome shotgun sequence:
- the LOC105169722 gene encoding pentatricopeptide repeat-containing protein MRL1, chloroplastic, whose product MESSFSLKPQAFSLTTRAPVSWPLSTRPVSLLRSEFLGCGHNLRLPRRRCKKLRLQSQPYYYKFLFKATLESQQMLVVVAAFAAVSAITVVYFTYSRKQFNVKQMSGRLTLAVSQHIRSMMSWILTDSNRVDLRKIEAVDGSNDFMKETRESNQADKDMEAEIKFRETDVIPRGILIAEASQSQSDMVASCVHDNLASQTSEILEISSMASISSKYNVPSFIKEVSEHENPNSVDSEWLVPEIQINFGAAPPSENHIQEEMAQLGSLKLDEIREHENPNSADSEWSVPVMQANLGAVPSSVNHIQEETAQLGSLKLDKICEHENPNSVDSEWSVPVMQTNLGAAPSSANHIQEETAQLGSLKLELLEEGDMNYSNLIFRDSEREELHTINLASLEKLDNLEPLSSYANLQKNGNCSSLLNDSLAEGSNLTARNVILSIGKFEEERPPEYQRKGFLCQQQDSRNRKELRKKGKNIFGPDRHKNLSSSSYPKEKNDNDKHNPLWQLRVYNQLLREGRLNDCIELLEDLEEKGLLDMDKVYHVRFFDVCKNQKAVKEAFRFTKLIPNPTLSTFNMLMSVCASSQDSEGAFQVLQHVQEAGFRADCKLYTTLISTCAKSGKVDTMFKVFHDMVNAGVQPNVHTYGALIDGCAKAGQVAKAFGAYGILRSKDVKPDRVVFNALITACGQSGAVDRAFDVLAEMRAELQPIDPDHVTIGALMKACASADQVDRAREVYNMIHEYDIRGTAELYTIAVNSCSHHGDWEFACSVYDDMIKKGVAPDEMFISALIDVAGHAGKVDAAFEILQEARAKGMHVGTISYSSLMGACSKARDWQKAVELYESIKSLNLKPTVSMMNALITALCDSDQLQKAMEALSEMKGIGLCPNTITYSILLVASEKKDDLEAGLMLISQAKKDGVNPNLVMCRCLLAMCLRRFQAACTLGEPVLSFTFGQVQLNSKWTSLALMVYRETIVAGTAPTKDELSQVLGCLKLPHDVSVRNRLIENLGLNTDTSKGANLLSLIDGFGEYDPRAFSLLEEAASLGVIPFVSLKESPIVVDVRNFQVHTAEVYFLTVLKGLKHRLAAGAKLPNVHILLPIEKAQIQTSAGEKMINIASRISQAVAALLRRLGLSYQGNESYGKIRINGVIIRKWFQPKLGSPYREKKIDLSSSIRHLGSGISRQQRKIRTVHFSLE is encoded by the exons ATGGAGTCGAGTTTCTCTCTGAAACCCCAAGCATTCTCCTTGACTACGCGGGCTCCGGTTTCTTGGCCTCTCTCCACTCGCCCCGTTAGTCTCCTGCGCAGTGAATTCCTCGGCTGTGGCCACAATCTCCGGCTGCCGCGAAGGAGATGCAAGAAACTACGGCTGCAATCTCAGCCTTATTACTACAAGTTTCTCTTCAAAGCCACGCTTGAATCGCAGCAGATGCTTGTCGTCGTCGCTGCTTTTGCCGCGGTTTCTGCTATCACTGTTGTGTATTTTACTTACTCAAGAAAGCAATTTAATGTCAAGCAG ATGTCAGGAAGGCTAACTCTAGCAGTATCTCAACACATAAGAAGTATGATGAGCTGGATTCTTACAGATTCAAATCGTGTAGATTTAAGGAAGATAGAAGCTGTTGATGGGAGCAAtgattttatgaaagaaactAGAGAAAGCAATCAAGCAGATAAGGATATGGAGGCGGAAATCAAGTTTAGGGAAACAGATGTCATTCCCAGAGGAATCCTCATTGCAGAGGCATCTCAGTCTCAGTCTGACATGGTTGCTTCATGTGTTCATGATAATTTAGCCTCCCAAACATCtgaaattttggaaatatCATCTATGGCTTCTATATCCTCCAAATACAACGTTCCCTCTTTCATCAAAGAAGTTTCTGAACATGAAAATCCTAATTCAGTTGATTCTGAATGGTTGGTTCCAGAAATTCAGATAAATTTCGGTGCTGCGCCTCCTTCAGAAAATCACATACAGGAAGAAATGGCTCAACTTGGTAGCCTAAAACTTGACGAAATTCGTGAACATGAAAACCCTAATTCAGCTGATTCTGAATGGTCAGTCCCAGTAATGCAGGCAAATTTGGGCGCTGTGCCTTCTTCAGTAAATCACATACAGGAAGAAACAGCTCAACTTGGTAGCCTAAAACTTGACAAAATTTGTGAACATGAAAACCCTAATTCAGTTGATTCTGAATGGTCAGTTCCAGTAATGCAGACAAACTTGGGTGCTGCGCCTTCTTCAGCAAATCACATACAGGAAGAAACAGCTCAACTTGGTAGCCTAAAACTTGAACTTCTCGAAGAGGGTGATATGAACTACTCTAACCTTATTTTCAGAGACTCTGAACGCGAAGAGCTGCACACAATTAATTTGGCCTCTTTGGAGAAGTTAGATAATCTGGAACCATTGTCATCTTATGCTAATCTTCAGAAGAATGGCAACTGTTCGTCACTCTTGAACGATTCTTTGGCTGAAGGATCCAATCTTACTGCACGCAATGTTATCTTATCTATAG GCAAGTTTGAAGAGGAAAGGCCCCCTGAGTATCAGAGAAAAGGCTTTCTCTGCCAGCAGCAGGACTCGAGAAATAGGAAAGAGTTAAGgaagaagggcaaaaatatttttggtccagATAGACATAAAAACTTGTCCTCATCTTCTTATCCCAAGGAAAAGAATGACAATGACAAGCACAATCCTTTATGGCAATTGCGTGTTTACAACCAACTGTTGAGGGAAGGCAG GTTAAATGACTGCATAGAATTGCTTGAagatttggaagaaaaaggtTTGCTGGATATGGATAAG GTTTATCATGTGAGGTTCTTCGATGTCTGTAAAAATCAAAAGGCTGTTAAGGAGGCATTCCGCTTCACTAAGCTTATTCCAAATCCAACCCTGAGTACATTCAATATGCTTATGTCTGTTTGTGCTAGTTCTCAAGACTCAGAAG GTGCTTTTCAAGTTCTGCAACATGTTCAGGAGGCTGGATTTCGTGCTGACTGCAAACTTTACACCACTTTGATATCAACTTGTGCTAAAAGTGGAAAAGTGGATACAATGTTCAAG GTTTTCCATGACATGGTCAATGCCGGAGTTCAGCCAAATGTTCACACATACGGCGCACTGATTGATGGTTGTGCAAAAGCTGGGCAAGTTGCTAAGGCTTTTGGTGCCTATGGAATACTCAGATCAAAG GATGTGAAGCCAGACAGAGTAGTTTTCAATGCGCTTATCACTGCATGTGGTCAATCAGGAGCAGTGGACCGCGCATTTGATGTGTTAGCTGAAATGAGGGCAGAGTTACAACCTATAGACCCTGATCATGTCACTATTGGTGCTCTGATGAAGGCTTGTGCTAGTGCTGATCAG GTTGACCGGGCGAGAGAGGTCTACAATATGATTCATGAGTATGACATCCGCGGCACTGCAGAGCTTTACACTATTGCTGTAAATAGCTGCAGTCATCATGGTGATTGGGAGTTTGCTTGCAGTGTCTATGATGACATGATAAAAAAAGGCGTCGCTCCTGATGAG ATGTTTATTAGCGCATTGATAGATGTTGCGGGGCACGCTGGAAAAGTGGATGCTGCATTTGAAATTCTACAAGAAGCTAGGGCTAAAGGAATGCATGTTGGAACCATATCATATAGCTCCTTGATGGGAGCCTGTAGCAAG GCTAGAGACTGGCAGAAGGCAGTGGAGCTGTATGAGAGCATTAAGAGCTTGAATTTGAAGCCGACAGTGTCCATGATGAATGCCCTGATAACTGCGTTAT GTGATTCGGATCAACTGCAGAAGGCCATGGAAGCTTTATCTGAAATGAAGGGCATTGGCTTATGCCCAAATACCATAACTTACTCCATCCTATTAGTGGCAAGTGAAAA AAAGGATGATCTAGAAGCTGGCCTCATGCTTATTTCTCAAGCAAAAAAGGATGGTGTTAATCCTAACCTTGTGATGTGCCGGTGCCTCTTAG CTATGTGCTTACGAAGATTCCAAGCAGCTTGTACACTTGGTGAGCCTGTACTATCTTTCACCTTTGGGCAAGTTCAGCTTAATAGTAAATG GACATCTTTGGCCTTAATGGTGTACAGGGAAACAATTGTAGCCGGTACGGCACCTACAAAGGATGAACTTTCTCAAGTTTTAGGCTGCCTAAAGCTCCCTCATGATGTATCTGTAAGAAATAGACTCATTGAAAATCTTGGACTTAATACTGATACATCAAAAGGAGCAAACCTCCTTTCCTTGATTGATGGATTTGGTGAATATGATCCCCGTGCTTTTTCTTTACTGGAG GAGGCTGCTTCTCTTGGAGTTATACCATTTGTCTCTTTGAAAGAAAGCCCAATTGTTGTTGATGTGAGAAATTTTCAAGTTCACACAGCTGAG GTATACTTCTTGACGGTTCTGAAAGGTCTCAAGCATCGCTTGGCTGCTG GTGCAAAGTTGCCCAATGTACACATTTTACTGCCCATAGAAAAGGCACAAATTCAGACATCTGCAGGCGAGAAAATGATTAATATTGCGAGCAG GATAAGCCAAGCAGTTGCAGCGCTGTTGAGGAGACTTGGACTATCTTATCAAGGAAATGAATCATATGGAAAGATCCGAATAAATGGTGTTATCATAAGAAAGTGGTTCCAGCCAAAGCTTGGTTCTCCTTACcgtgaaaagaaaatagatctCAGCTCATCCATAAGACATCTAGGTTCAGGCATAAGCCGTCAACAACGTAAAATCAGAACTGTCCATTTCTCGCTGGAATAA
- the LOC105169723 gene encoding auxin-responsive protein SAUR21-like, producing MAIRLPSLISNAKQFYKLQSLLHRNQSDVPKGHLAVYVGEIQRKRYVVPISYLNHPSFQDLLHRAEEEFGFNHPMGGLTIPCSENAFVELTSRMQLS from the coding sequence ATGGCTATTCGATTACCATCTTTGATTTCAAATGCTAAGCAATTCTACAAGCTTCAATCCCTTCTCCACAGAAATCAATCAGATGTGCCTAAGGGCCATCTTGCAGTTTACGTCGGAGAAATCCAGAGGAAAAGGTATGTGGTTCCGATATCATACCTGAATCACCCTTCATTTCAAGATTTGTTGCATCGAGCGGAGGAAGAATTTGGCTTCAATCATCCCATGGGAGGTCTCACAATTCCGTGCAGTGAGAATGCCTTCGTTGAGCTAACCTCAAGGATGCAGCTGTCGTGA
- the LOC105169912 gene encoding auxin-induced protein 15A-like has protein sequence MGFRLIHSVLHHAKHVGRYSPSSSSSSSSCARKVECVPKGHLAVYVGENASKINRFVVPISYLKHPLFQDLLRSSEEEYGFDHPMGGLTIPCTENAFRSVTSYLNGLQ, from the coding sequence ATGGGGTTTAGATTAATCCATTCCGTGCTTCATCATGCTAAGCACGTGGGTCGGTATTCTCCTTCGTCTTCGTCTTCGTCTTCTTCGTGTGCGAGGAAAGTGGAGTGCGTGCCCAAGGGTCACTTGGCTGTATACGTTGGTGAGAATGCGAGTAAGATTAATCGGTTCGTCGTCCCAATCTCGTACTTGAAGCATCCTTTATTTCAGGACTTGTTGAGGAGTTCGGAGGAAGAGTATGGGTTCGATCATCCCATGGGAGGCTTGACCATCCCCTGCACTGAAAACGCGTTCAGGAGTGTAACGTCTTATCTGAATGGGTTGCAGTAG